In Onthophagus taurus isolate NC chromosome 6, IU_Otau_3.0, whole genome shotgun sequence, a genomic segment contains:
- the LOC111421066 gene encoding uncharacterized protein isoform X11, protein MRLLTIGLIVSLLIHYSEAANCVLDNGQYTDQISIYDPKMDDSADVFLVIPTTNVQSAEIKPNQDHSYIDVVYSENTLTFRPSAEFRSNWEKDTAYTSNPRVNSKFILTCADGGSYEIEYIQSINDLNTFDPVFVKATYDFTIPMPVGGNVDLTNFGEAIFVTDYDVSNEGMSFTIEGDNADSLVVEYMGRIDSSDSNCESTSSMGKTYKGILKTKSPLRLTEDTSYTITATDKGKPSTKSGTATLNIIIDQSGTLPSSPSFETGFYEADYDKSNPDIHSITLKNVIKVTEGITTDNIQLSGEHAGNFEHTIKDNALEITLKTNLPDDVINFQPFVALSITASIDSAEVVATTSLIVTMPEKDNLSFTKVYYETQYSEIEGKPQIDTVDIQVTDNAVVEVIEDYAAYFKYNPDEKTIEPTGVLPSDVQSNNDFIHVTIKATLGIAEAEAVLIVKMPDEEIVKFGEIYYEATYSEESGNPTISEVKLDISDEAIITLGGDLADSFTYNTADKTITVTKPLPLETQPNNFIHVTITATLGESIADAILIVTWPREEIVEFGQVYYEATYSEESGNPTISEVKLDITDEAIITFGGDLADSFTYNTADKTITVTKPLPLETQPNNFIHVTITATLGESKADAVLIVTWPREEIVEFGQVYYEATYSEENGNPTISEVKLDISDEAIITLGGDLADSFTYNSADKTITVTKPLPLETQPNNFIHVTITATLGESKADAVLIVTWPREEIVEFGQVYYEATYSEESGNPTISEVKLDITDEAIITFGGDLADSFTYNTADKTITVTKPLPLETQPNNFIHVTITATLGESKADAVLIVTWPREEIVEFGQVYYEATYSEESGNPTISEVKLDITDEAIIVLTGDLADSFTYNTADKTITVNKPLPLETQPNNFIHVTITATLGGNEAEAVLIVSWPKEGTVKFGQVYYEATYSEDSGEATITPVTIDVTDGATIEIGENYAEYFKYNPDDKTIEVTKPLLSETQTDNNFIHVTITAKHEGAIAEAVLIVNMPGKESLRFNEIYYEATYSEEDGVPTITPVIIEDLPAEVVVEVIEEFAAYFAYNAAEKTIEAIQALTSEHQTNNFIHVKIRATLGAAIADAILIVNMPDKENLKWKEIYYEATYSEEDGVPAITPVTIEDLPAGVTVEVVDEFAAYFTYNAAEKTIEAIQGLTSDHQANNFIHVKLRATLGAAIADAILIVNMPGKENLRWKEIYYEAAYSEEDGVPAITPVTIEDLPAGVVVEVIEEFAAYFAYNAEEKTIEAIQGLTSEHQANNFIHVKIRATLGAAIADAILIVNMPDKENLRFKEIYYETTYSEEDGVPAITPVIIEDLPAGVVVEVIEEFAAYFAYNAAEKTIEPIQALTSDHQANNFIHVKLRATLGSATADAILIVNMPDKENLRWKEVYYEATYSEEDGVPAITPVTIEDLPAGVVVEVIEEFAAYFAYNAAEKTIEAIQGLTSDHQANNFIHVKLRATLGSATADAILIVNMPGKENLRWKEIYYEATYSEEDGVPAITPVTIEDLPAGVTVEVVDEFAAYFAYNAAEKTIEAIQGLTSDHQANNFIHVKIRATLGAAIADAILIVNMPGKENLRWKEVYYEATYSEEDGVPAITPVIIEDLPAGVVVEVVEEFAAYFAYNAAEKTIEPIQALTSDHQANNFIHVKIRATLGAAIADAILIVNMPGKENLRWKEVYYEATYSEEDGVPAITPVTIEDLPAGVVVEVIEEFAAYFAYNAAEKTIEPIQGLTSEHQANNFIHVKIRATLGAAMADAILIVNMPGKENLRLKEIYYEATYSEKDGVPAITPVTLEDLPAGVLVEVIEEFAAYFAYNAAENTIEAIQVLTVDHQANNFIHVKIQATLGGASADAILIVNMPDKVNLRFKEIYYEATYSEEDSVPAITPVTIEDLPGGVTVEVVDEFAAYFAYNAAEKTIEAIQGLTSDHQANNFIHVKIRATLGAAIADAILIVNMPGKENLRWKEVYYEATYSEEDGVPAITPVTIEDLPAGVTVEVVDEFAAYFAYNAAEKTIEAIQGLTSDHQANNFIHVKIRATLGAAIADAILIVNMPGKENLRLKEIYYEATYSEKDGVPAITPVIIEDLPAGVVVEVIEEFAAYFAYNAAENTIEAIQVLTVDHQANNFIHVKIQATLGGASADAILIVNMPDKVNLRFKEIYYEATYSEEDGVPAITPVTIEDLPAGVTVEVVDEFAAYFAYNAAEKTIEAIQGLTSDHQANNFIHVKIRATLGAAIADAILIVNMPGRENLRWKEIYYEATYSEEDGVPAITPVTIEDLPAGVTVEVVDEFAAYFAYNAAEKTIEAIQGLTSDHQANNFIHVKIRATLGAAIADAILIVNMPGKENLRWKEVYYEATYSEEDGVPAITPVIIEDLPAGVVVEVIEEFAAYFAYNAAEKTIVAIQGLTSDHQANNFIHVKLRATLGSATADAILIVNMPGKENLRFKEIYYEATYSEEDGVPAITPVTIEDLPAGVTVEVVDEFAAYFAYNAAEKTIEAIQGLTSDHQANNFIHVKMRATLGAAIADAILIVNMPGKENLRFKEIYYEATYSEKDGVPAITPVTIEDLPAGVVVEVIEEFAAYFAYNAAENTIEVIQVLTVDHQANNFIHVKIQATLGGASANAILIVNMPDKVSLKFNEIYYEATYSETDGTPAITEVLIGDLTPGAIVEVVEDYADYFTYNAEEKTIEAVKVLTSDAQSKNFIHVKIRATLGAALAEAVLIVNMPADGNNINNIFNEIYYEATYSEEDGKPKITQVNIKAIDEATVQVVEDYQDFFEYNPDTKTIEATNLLTSDIQSNKFIHVTIRATLEENTADAVLIVNMPNEGNQINGIFGEIYYEASYFEEDGNPKMTDVKIDVIDGANVEIIGEYKEHFEYDADKKSIKIVKVLDINSFEKWYIDVIIRATLEEATADAVLVVSPTAIITFEGELVFEGEPSVGISGKLTAKSSIDEEIVFRFTDNVPQEWLQYLSLTDDGTLKTLDLPTGSYDIEVVASGTTSKASQITLIKIRIGSAETCPDGTIWNPYTFLAVNIKENEEESVVLPLNDGSEYHYEIVDIQPNKDRFELNGNGDVVAKSLDRESDEFGSGKAQYIAKINLISNAVQRRFSPKSTLKTLFVLKDETTAGDDKCYSINKIGNEPNQIVIGISVDDVNDNKPIFEKTKVVVGYPESDLLKTVSPPYVIVVKATDKDIGDYASLKYSVTSSKVVIDENTGYIYPTDDIYENDEVVKVTAKDDNGKGYETEEPLTLTIKILEKNHLCILKYQDKHLEDLDDIMDNLAKYADVRYLSAAVLPGSDPYGRSSTDRSLVITAYAFDIGTENLLTAEELIELLEDVDGLSMEPLPNPGEDCTTETPTECNCDDDECSNGGLIAGVVVLAILLALCIGGFIAFYILIFRKTKSYNQMEEEGLPKPAAKETPLENPKFIKNPAPLPPSNKLAADIVERRPTGYLYPADLAEEEPPSTSSPSEVFNNEMKERRKSVVFNNNIEEINIEREAEDQDGEKKNLPDEAENTKL, encoded by the exons ATGCGACTACTAACGATAGGTTTAATCGTTAGCTTGCTTATTCATTATTCTGAAG cGGCAAATTGTGTTTTGGACAATGGTCAATATACTGATCAAATTAGTATTTATGATCCGAAGATGGATGATAGCGCGGATGTATTTCTCGTAATACCAACAACAAATGTGCAAAGTGCtgaaataaaaccaaatcaaGACCATTCTTATATTGATGTCGTGTATTCGGAGAATACATTGACGTTTAGACCATCAGCAGAATTCAGAAGTAATTGGGAAAAGGACACTGCATACACCTCGAATCCTcgagttaactcaaaatttatattaacatgTGCAGATGGTGGCAGTTATGAGATT GAATACATCCAAAGTATAAATGATCTCAACACATTTGACCCGGTGTTTGTAAAGGCCACATATGATTTTACAATTCCCATGCCGGTTGGTGGTAATGTCGATCTTACAAATTTCGGTGAAGCCATTTTCGTGACGGATTACGATGTTTCTAATGAAGGAATGAGTTTTACAATTGAAGGAGACAATGCTGATTCACTCGTAGTGGAATACATGGGACGTATCGATTCATCAGATTCAAATTGCGAATCGACGTCTTCGATGGGTAAAACATACAaaggaattttaaaaacaaagtcTCCACTTAGGTTAACCGAGGACACAAGTTATACTATTACTGCaaca gatAAAGGCAAACCGAGTACCAAAAGTGGCACAGCTACACTTAATATTATAATCGATCAATCCGGAACTTTACCATCCAGCCCTTCCTTTGAAACAGGGTTCTATGAAGCTGATTACGATAAAAGTAATCCTGACATACACTcgattactttaaaaaatgtaattaaggTGACGGAAGGTATCACGACAGACAACATACAATTGAGTGGGG AACACGCAGGGAATTTCGAACACACTATTAAGGACAATGCTTTggaaattactttaaaaacaAACTTACCAGATGATGTAATCAATTTCCAGCCGTTTGTTGCTTTAAGTATCACCGCTTCAATTGATAGCGCTGAAGTTGTAGCGACCACATCCTTAATCGTAACTATGCCTGAAAAAGATAATCTTAGTTTCACAAAAGTGTACTACGAAACGCAATACTCTGAAATAGAAGGAAAACCTCAAATTGATACAGTTGATATACAAGTGACAGATAATGCTGTAGTTGAAGTTATTGAAG ATTACGCCGCATATTTCAAATATAATCCGGACGAGAAAACTATTGAACCAACGGGTGTATTACCTTCAGATGTTCAATCTAACAACGACTTTATCCATGTGACAATAAAAGCTACACTTGGAATAGCTGAAGCTGAAGCAGTTTTAATTGTGAAGATGCCTGATGaggaaattgttaaatttggGGAAATATACTATGAAGCGACATATTCTGAAGAAAGTGGTAACCCGACAATATCAGAAGTAAAATTAGATATCAGTGATGAAGCAATAATTACACTTGGTGGAG ATTTAGCAGATTCCTTCACATATAATACTGCCGACAAGACTATTACAGTAACTAAACCTTTACCTTTGGAAACTCAACCTAATAATTTCATCCACGTCACAATAACAGCTACACTTGGAGAAAGTATAGCGGATGCGATCTTGATTGTAACTTGGCCTAGGGAAGAAATCGTTGAATTTGGACAAGTATACTATGAAGCAACGTATTCTGAAGAAAGTGGTAACCCGACAATATCAGAAGTAAAATTAGATATCACTGATGAAGCAATAATTACATTTGGTGGAg ATTTAGCAGATTCCTTCACATATAATACTGCCGACAAGACTATTACAGTAACTAAACCTTTACCTTTGGAAACTCAACCTAATAATTTCATCCACGTCACAATAACAGCTACACTTGGAGAAAGTAAAGCGGATGCGGTCTTGATTGTAACTTGGCCTAGGGAAGAAATCGTTGAATTTGGACAAGTATACTATGAAGCAACGTATTCTGAAGAAAATGGTAACCCGACAATATCAGAAGTGAAATTAGATATCAGTGATGAAGCAATAATTACACTTGGTGGAg ATTTAGCAGATTCCTTCACATATAATTCTGCCGACAAGACTATTACAGTCACTAAACCTTTACCTTTGGAAACTCAACCTAATAATTTCATCCACGTCACAATAACAGCTACACTTGGAGAAAGTAAAGCGGATGCGGTCTTAATTGTAACTTGGCCTAGGGAAGAAATCGTTGAATTTGGACAAGTATACTATGAAGCAACGTATTCTGAAGAAAGTGGTAACCCGACAATATCAGAAGTAAAATTAGATATCACTGATGAAGCAATAATTACATTTGGTGGAg ATTTAGCAGATTCCTTCACATATAATACTGCCGACAAGACTATTACAGTAACTAAACCTTTACCTTTGGAAACTCAACCTAATAATTTCATCCACGTCACAATAACAGCTACACTTGGAGAAAGTAAAGCGGATGCGGTCTTGATTGTAACTTGGCCTAGGGAAGAAATCGTTGAATTTGGACAAGTATACTATGAAGCAACGTATTCTGAAGAAAGTGGTAACCCGACAATATCAGAAGTAAAATTGGATATCACTGATGAAGCAATAATTGTACTTACTGGAG ATTTAGCAGATTCTTTCACATATAATACTGCCGACAAAACTATCACAGTCAATAAACCTTTACCTTTGGAAACTCAACCTAATAATTTCATCCATGTCACAATAACAGCTACACTTGGAGGAAATGAAGCAGAAGCGGTTCTCATTGTAAGTTGGCCTAAGGAAGGAACAGTTAAGTTTGGACAAGTTTACTATGAAGCGACATATTCAGAAGATAGTGGTGAAGCTACAATTACACCAGTAACAATAGATGTCACCGATGGAGCAACAATTGAAATTGGTGAAA ATTATGcagaatatttcaaatataatCCTGATGACAAAACCATTGAAGTCACGAAACCACTACTTTCGGAAACTCAAACCGACAATAATTTCATCCATGTGACAATAACGGCTAAACATGAGGGTGCTATTGCAGAAGCGGTTCTAATTGTAAATATGCCAGGCAAAGAAAGCCTTAGATTCAACGAGATATACTACGAAGCGACATATTCCGAAGAAGACGGTGTACCTACGATTACACCAGTAATAATAGAAGATTTACCAGCAGAGGTGGTAGTTGAAGTCATTGAAG AGTTTGCGGCTTACTTTGCATACAATGCTGCAGAAAAAACTATTGAAGCTATTCAAGCTCTAACGTCAGAACACCAAACTAATAACTTCATCCATGTCAAAATACGGGCAACACTTGGTGCTGCTATAGCGGATgctattttaattgtaaatatgCCAGACAAAGAAAACCTTAAATGGAAAGAGATATACTACGAAGCAACCTATTCCGAAGAAGATGGTGTACCTGCGATTACACCAGTAACAATAGAAGATTTGCCAGCAGGCGTAACGGTTGAAGTCGTTGATG AGTTTGCGGCTTACTTTACATACAATGCTGCAGAAAAAACTATTGAAGCTATTCAAGGTTTAACGTCAGATCACCAAGCTAATAACTTCATCCATGTCAAATTACGCGCAACACTTGGTGCTGCTATAGCGGATgctattttaattgtaaatatgCCAGGCAAAGAAAACCTTAGATGGAAAGAGATATACTACGAAGCGGCCTATTCCGAAGAAGATGGTGTACCTGCGATTACACCAGTGACAATAGAAGATTTACCAGCAGGGGTGGTAGTTGAAGTTATTGAAg AGTTTGCGGCTTACTTTGCATACAATGCTGAAGAAAAAACTATTGAAGCTATTCAAGGTCTAACGTCAGAACACCAAGCTAATAACTTCATCCATGTCAAAATACGAGCAACTCTTGGTGCTGCTATAGCGGATgctattttaattgtaaatatgCCCGACAAAGAAAACCTTAGATTCAAAGAGATATACTACGAAACAACCTATTCCGAAGAAGATGGTGTACCTGCGATTACACCAGTGATAATAGAAGATTTACCAGCAGGGGTAGTAGTTGAAGTCATTGAAg AGTTTGCGGCTTACTTTGCATACAATGCAGCAGAAAAAACTATTGAACCTATTCAAGCTCTAACGTCAGATCACCAAGCTAATAACTTCATCCATGTCAAATTACGCGCAACACTTGGTTCTGCTACAGCGGATgctattttaattgtaaatatgCCAGACAAAGAAAACCTTAGGTGGAAAGAGGTATACTACGAAGCGACCTATTCCGAAGAAGATGGTGTACCTGCGATTACACCAGTAACAATAGAAGATTTACCAGCAGGGGTGGTAGTTGAAGTCATTGAAg AGTTTGCGGCTTACTTTGCATACAATGCAGCAGAAAAAACTATTGAAGCTATTCAAGGTTTAACGTCAGATCACCAAGCTAATAACTTCATCCATGTCAAATTACGCGCAACACTTGGTTCTGCTACAGCGGATgctattttaattgtaaatatgCCAGGCAAAGAAAACCTTAGATGGAAAGAGATATACTACGAAGCGACCTATTCCGAAGAAGATGGTGTACCTGCGATTACACCAGTAACAATAGAAGATTTACCAGCAGGCGTAACAGTTGAAGTCGTTGATG AGTTTGCGGCTTACTTTGCATACAATGCTGCAGAAAAAACTATTGAAGCTATTCAAGGTTTAACGTCAGATCACCAAGCTAATAACTTCATTCATGTCAAAATACGAGCAACTCTTGGTGCTGCTATAGCGGATgctattttaattgtaaatatgCCAGGCAAAGAAAACCTTAGATGGAAAGAGGTATACTACGAAGCGACCTATTCCGAAGAAGATGGTGTACCTGCGATTACACCAGTGATAATAGAAGATTTGCCAGCAGGGGTGGTAGTTGAAGTCGTTGAAG AGTTTGCGGCTTACTTTGCATACAATGCAGCAGAAAAAACTATTGAACCTATTCAAGCTCTAACGTCAGATCACCAAGCTAATAACTTCATCCATGTCAAAATACGGGCAACTCTTGGTGCTGCTATAGCGGATgctattttaattgtaaatatgCCAGGCAAAGAAAACCTTAGATGGAAAGAGGTATACTACGAAGCGACCTATTCCGAAGAAGATGGTGTACCTGCGATTACACCAGTAACAATAGAAGATTTACCAGCAGGGGTGGTAGTTGAAGTCATTGAAG AGTTTGCGGCTTACTTTGCATACAATGCAGCAGAAAAAACTATTGAACCTATTCAAGGTCTAACGTCAGAACACCAAGCTAATAACTTCATCCATGTCAAAATACGGGCAACACTCGGTGCTGCTATGGCAGATgctattttaattgtaaatatgCCAGGCAAAGAAAACCTTAGATTGAAAGAGATATACTACGAAGCAACCTATTCCGAAAAAGATGGTGTACCTGCGATTACACCAGTGACATTAGAAGATTTACCAGCAGGGGTGCTAGTTGAAGTCATTGAAG AGTTTGCGGCTTACTTTGCATACAATGCTGCTGAAAATACTATTGAAGCTATTCAAGTTCTAACGGTAGATCACCAAGCTAATAACTTCATTCATGTCAAAATACAAGCAACTCTTGGTGGTGCCTCTGCAGACgctattttaattgtaaatatgCCCGACAAAGTAAACCTTAGATTCAAAGAGATATACTACGAAGCGACCTATTCCGAAGAAGATAGTGTACCTGCGATTACACCAGTAACAATAGAAGATTTACCAGGAGGCGTAACAGTTGAAGTCGTTGATG AGTTTGCGGCTTACTTTGCATACAATGCTGCAGAAAAAACTATTGAAGCTATTCAAGGTTTAACGTCAGATCACCAAGCTAATAACTTCATCCATGTCAAAATACGGGCAACACTCGGTGCTGCTATAGCGGATgctattttaattgtaaatatgCCAGGCAAAGAAAACCTTAGATGGAAAGAGGTATACTACGAAGCGACCTATTCCGAAGAAGATGGTGTACCTGCGATTACTCCAGTAACAATAGAAGATTTACCAGCAGGCGTAACGGTTGAAGTCGTTGATG AGTTTGCCGCTTACTTTGCATACAATGCTGCTGAAAAAACTATTGAAGCTATTCAAGGTCTAACGTCAGATCACCAAGCTAATAACTTCATCCATGTCAAAATACGAGCAACACTTGGTGCTGCTATAGCGGATGCTATTTTGATTGTAAATATGCCAGGCAAAGAAAACCTTAGATTGAAAGAGATATACTACGAAGCAACCTATTCCGAAAAAGATGGTGTACCTGCGATTACACCAGTGATAATAGAAGATTTACCAGCAGGGGTGGTAGTTGAAGTCATTGAAG AATTTGCCGCTTACTTTGCATACAATGCTGCTGAAAATACTATTGAAGCTATTCAAGTTCTAACGGTAGATCACCAAGCTAATAACTTCATTCATGTCAAAATACAAGCAACTCTTGGTGGTGCCTCTGCAGACgctattttaattgtaaatatgCCCGACAAAGTAAACCTTAGATTCAAAGAGATATACTACGAAGCGACCTATTCCGAAGAAGATGGTGTACCTGCGATTACACCAGTAACAATAGAAGATTTACCAGCAGGCGTAACGGTTGAAGTCGTTGATG AGTTTGCGGCTTACTTTGCATACAATGCTGCTGAAAAAACTATTGAAGCTATTCAAGGTTTAACGTCAGATCACCAAGCTAATAACTTCATCCATGTCAAAATACGAGCAACACTCGGAGCTGCTATAGCGGATgctattttaattgtaaatatgCCAGGCAGAGAAAACCTTAGATGGAAAGAGATATACTACGAAGCGACCTATTCCGAAGAAGATGGTGTACCTGCGATTACACCAGTAACAATAGAAGATTTACCAGCAGGCGTAACGGTTGAAGTCGTTGATG AGTTTGCGGCTTACTTTGCATACAATGCTGCTGAAAAAACTATTGAAGCTATTCAAGGTTTAACGTCAGATCACCAAGCTAATAACTTCATCCATGTCAAAATACGGGCAACACTCGGTGCTGCTATAGCGGATgctattttaattgtaaatatgCCAGGCAAAGAAAACCTTAGATGGAAAGAGGTATACTACGAAGCGACCTATTCCGAAGAAGATGGTGTACCTGCGATTACACCAGTGATAATAGAAGATTTACCAGCAGGGGTGGTAGTTGAAGTCATTGAAG AGTTTGCGGCTTACTTTGCATACAATGCTGCAGAAAAAACTATTGTAGCTATTCAAGGTTTAACGTCAGATCACCAAGCTAATAACTTCATCCATGTCAAATTACGCGCAACACTTGGTTCTGCTACAGCGGATgctattttaattgtaaatatgCCAGGCAAAGAAAACCTTAGATTCAAAGAGATATACTACGAAGCGACCTATTCCGAAGAAGATGGTGTACCTGCGATTACACCAGTAACAATAGAAGATTTACCAGCAGGCGTAACAGTTGAAGTCGTTGATg AGTTTGCGGCTTACTTTGCATACAATGCTGCAGAAAAAACTATTGAAGCTATTCAAGGTTTAACGTCAGATCACCAAGCTAATAACTTCATCCATGTCAAAATGCGAGCAACACTCGGTGCTGCTATAGCGGATgctattttaattgtaaatatgCCAGGCAAAGAAAACCTTAGATTCAAAGAGATATACTACGAAGCAACCTATTCCGAAAAAGATGGTGTACCTGCGATTACACCAGTGACAATAGAAGATTTACCAGCAGGGGTGGTAGTTGAAGTCATTGAAG AGTTTGCCGCTTACTTTGCATACAATGCTGCTGAAAATACTATTGAAGTTATTCAAGTTCTAACGGTAGATCACCAAGCTAATAACTTCATTCATGTCAAAATACAAGCAACTCTTGGTGGTGCCTCTGCAAACGCTATTTTGATTGTAAATATGCCCGATAAAGTAAGcctcaaatttaatgaaatttactATGAAGCGACGTATTCTGAAACAGATGGAACACCGGCAATTACAGAAGTGTTAATAGGAGACTTAACTCCAGGGGCGATAGTAGAAGTCGTTGAAG ATTATGCCGACTACTTCACATATAATGCAgaagaaaaaacaattgaaGCTGTCAAAGTCCTAACGTCGGATGCCCAATCTAAAAACTTCATTCACGTCAAAATAAGAGCCACACTTGGAGCAGCTTTAGCGGAGGCTGTTTTGATTGTAAATATGCCTGCTGACGGAAACAATATCAATAACATATTTAATGAGATATACTATGAAGCGACATACTCCGAAGAAGACGGTAAACCCAAAATAACTCAAGTGAATATAAAAGCAATCGATGAAGCAACTGTTCAAGTCGTTGAAG ATTATCAAGATTTCTTTGAATATAATCCGGATACCAAAACCATTGAAGCAACCAACCTGTTAACTTCAGATATTCAATCTAATAAGTTTATCCATGTTACAATAAGAGCTACACTTGAAGAAAATACAGCTGATGCGGTTCTTATTGTTAATATGCCCAATGAAGGAAACCAAATAAATGGCATATTTGGAGAGATATATTATGAAGCATCATACTTTGAAGAAGATGGAAACCCTAAAATGACAGATGTGAAAATCGACGTAATTGATGGAGCTAACGTTGAAATCATAGGAG aatacAAAGAACACTTTGAATATGACGCGGACAAAAAATCTATCAAAATCGTCAAAGTTCTTGATATAaacagttttgaaaaatggtATATTGACGTGATAATTCGAGCTACCCTCGAAGAAGCTACCGCAGATGCAGTGTTAGTCGTATCTCCAACAGCTATAATTACTTTTGAAGGTGAATTAGTTTTCGAAGGGGAACCTAGCGTTGGTATTAGTGGAAAACTCACAGCCAAATCTTCAATAGATGAAGAAATCGTATTTAGATTTACAG ATAATGTACCTCAAGAATGGCTGCAGTACTTGTCTTTAACTGATGATGGAACTTTGAAAACTCTGGATTTACCAACTGGTTCTTACGACATTGAAGTAGTAGCAAGTGGAACTACAAGCAAAGCTAGTCAAATTACTTTG ATAAAAATTAGAATTGGTTCTGCAGAAACATGCCCCGATGGTACCATTTGGAATCCTTACACATTCCTTGCAGTTAATATCAaggaaaatgaagaagaatcCGTCGTTTTGCCTCTAAATGATGGAAGTGaatatcattatgaaattgtGGACATCCAACCCAATAAAGACAGATTCGAGTTGAATGGAAATGGTGATGTTGTGGCTAAATCATTAGATAGAGAATCTGATGAATTTGGATCTGGAAAAGCACAATACATCGcaaaaattaatctaatttcTAACGCAGTACAAAGACGTTTCTCTCCGAAGAGTACCTTAAAAACATTGTTTGTCTTAAAAGATGAAACTACAGCTGGTGATGATAAATGTtactcaataaataaaattggaaatgaACCAAATCAAATTGTTATTGGAATTAGCGTTGATGATGTGAATGATAACAAACCAATATTTGAAAAGACGAAAGTTGTTGTTGGTTACCCCGAAtcggatttattaaaaactgttTCACCTCCTTATGTAATTGTGGTAAAAGCAACCGATAAAGATATTGGGGATTACGCATCATTGAAATATTCAGTTACAAGCTCTAAAGTTGTGATTGACGAAAATACAGGGTATATTTATCCAACTGAtgatatttatgaaaatgacGAGGTCGTGAAAGTAACTGCAAAAGACGATAATGGAAAAGGATACGAAACAGAAGAACCCTTAACccttacaataaaaattttagaaaaaaatcatttatgtaTATTGAAATATCAAGATAAACATTTAGAAGATCTCGACGACATAATGGATAACCTCGCAAAATACGCTGATGTTAGATATCTTTCAGCTGCAGTTCTTCCTGGTTCCGACCCATATGGTAGAAGTTCAACTGATAGATCGTTAGTTATCACGGCATATGCTTTCGATATTGGCACAGAAAACCTTCTTACTGCAGAAGAATTAATAGAGTTATTAGAAGATGTTGATGGTTTATCCATGGAACCACTTCCAAATCCAGGAGAAGACTGCACCACAGAAACACCAACTGAATGTAACTGCGATGATGACGAATGCTCCAATGGAGGATTAATAGCCGGCGTAGTAGTTCTTGCAATTTTATTAGCTTTATGCATCGGAGGATTTATcgctttttatatattaatattcag aaaaacaaaatcataTAACCAAATGGAAGAAGAAGGACTCCCAAAACCTGCCGCTAAAGAAACTCCATTAGAAAAcccaaaatttataaagaaccCAGCACCACTCCCACCAAG CAATAAACTCGCAGCAGATATCGTTGAAAGGAGGCCGACGGGGTATCTTTATCCAGCGGATTTAGCTGAAGAAGAGCCACCAAGCACATCGAGTCCCTCTGAAGTTTTCAATAACGAAATGAAGGAGCGACGCAAATCTGTagtgtttaataataacattgaaGAGATCAACATCGAAAGGGAAGCTGAAGATCAAGAcggagagaaaaaaaatcttcctGATGAAGCTGAAAATACTAAATTATAA